The proteins below come from a single Eucalyptus grandis isolate ANBG69807.140 chromosome 3, ASM1654582v1, whole genome shotgun sequence genomic window:
- the LOC104438661 gene encoding F-box protein At5g03100-like, protein MATHSVHRESSGDRLNRAKGNRPSPPLSPGDLISALPDAVIHHIFSFLPLKDVIKTSVLSKRWRCTWTSTTHLAFNEVRPRNHDAFYFDFPSLVDSVLRQCTSPTVKKFHVTDLQYDETDRPKVDRWLHFAAGRRVEDLCLFLITERWSMYILPPSLYCWSWLVRLEVSLCRFSWDLTVSWPCLKVLSMEYAELSDDFLRRILRGSPVLESLELRQCWRIKNVIIDSTSVKDLLLIGADNFLLEKIWAPHLLSLRVSGMWKRRIFTLDDVSSLVKADLVFSIRTFSPGDKSMCYDVMKELFEKVHRVPIITIGGWCLKVLSFFEMKGVPSPLSKCQNLTLHTPITQRDLPGIAYMLGSSEFLEKLTIHLNGLHVFKYMLDKEWKDHFNYDEEDFLFSRKGNFQCLEKHLKSIEIIGFKANSFGSKHLHALIKFLLGDTLVLEKMIIKADLHSRKGQKNHQAAVLSKLFGVSRNVLSYQRASKNAEVIFDYPF, encoded by the exons ATGGCGACGCACTCCGTCCATCGGGAATCCTCCGGCGACCGTCTAAATCGCGCCAAAGGAAACCGACCTTCTCCTCCTTTGAGCCCTGGGGATCTCATCAGCGCCTTGCCGGACGCCGTGATCCACCACATCTTCTCGTTTCTGCCCCTCAAAGACGTCATCAAGACCAGCGTCCTCTCCAAGCGCTGGCGTTGCACTTGGACGTCCACCACCCACCTCGCATTCAATGAAGTCCGGCCTCGCAATCACGACGCCTTCTACTTCGACTTCCCATCCCTCGTCGACAGCGTCCTGAGGCAGTGCACCTCACCCACGGTGAAGAAATTCCACGTCACCGACTTACAGTACGATGAGACCGACCGCCCCAAGGTTGACCGCTGGCTCCACTTTGCAGCGGGGCGCCGGGTGGAGGATCTTTGCCTGTTTCTCATCACCGAGAGGTGGTCTATGTATATTCTGCCACCGTCCTTGTATTGCTGGAGCTGGTTGGTGCGCCTCGAAGTCAGTTTGTGCCGTTTCTCGTGGGACCTGACTGTCAGCTGGCCTTGTCTTAAGGTCTTGTCTATGGAATATGCGGAGTTGAGTGATGATTTCCTCCGGCGAATCTTGAGGGGAAGTCCTGTTTTAGAGTCCCTCGAGCTGCGGCAGTGTTGGCGCATAAAGAACGTTATAATAGATTCAACAAGTGTGAAAGACTTGCTACTCATTGGTGCCGATAACTTTCTGCTGGAGAAAATTTGGGCCCCGCATTTGCTGTCATTGCGTGTATCAGGGATGTGGAAGCGCCGTATATTCACACTTGATGATGTATCTTCTTTGGTTAAAGCTGACTTAGTTTTTTCCATTCGAACTTTTTCGCCGGGTGATAAGAGCATGTGTTATGACGTCATGAAAGAACTTTTTGAGAAGGTGCACAGAGTTCCTATTATCACCATTGGTGGCTGGTGTTTGAAG GTTCTGTCCTTTTTCGAGATGAAAGGAGTGCCATCTCCATTGTCAAAATGTCAGAATCTAACACTACACACACCAATTACTCAAAGGGACCTTCCCGGGATAGCATACATGCTGGGAAGTTCAGAGTTCCTGGAAAAATTAACCATACACCTAAATGGCTTACATGTATTCAAG TATATGCTTGACAAAGAATGGAAAGACCATTTTAACTATGATGaagaagattttttattttcacggAAGGGGAATTTTCAATGTTTGGAGAAACATCTCAAGAGCATTGAGATCATCGGTTTCAAAGCTAATAGTTTTGGATCGAAACATCTGCACGCCCTTATTAAGTTTCTTCTTGGGGATACACTTGTGCTGGAGAAGATGATTATCAAGGCTGATTTGCACTCACGAAAGGGACAGAAAAATCATCAAGCTGCTGTTCTTTCGAAACTATTTGGTGTCAGCCGAAATGTGCTCAGCTATCAAAGAGCTTCCAAAAATGCTGAAGTTATCTTCGATTATCCTTTCTAA